TATAAAAAATTATCTTTTCATCCACAATGCCATCTAATTCTTGGTGGCCCTCGTCTTCGGATGACGAAGAGGAGATGTTTTTCGCAAACGCTGTGCTACGGGCGGGGCAGATTCTTAttgaagaggaagaggaagacgtCTCGTCTGAAAACGTTATTACCAGACGAATACGGATTAACAGAGACCGCCAAGGTTTATCATTAAAAAATTTTATTATCCTTATTTTTTTACtcgtatttatatattttttacgaCAGGAGCGCACGAGGAATTGGTGAACGATTATTTTTCGGATGAACCACTTTACAATGACGAGATTTTCAGACGCAGGTTCCGAATGAGTCGCCGGTTATTCACACGGATTGCTAATGATTTGGCGGGGCTAGACCCGTTTTTCACGCAACGACCTGATGCTCGAAATTATGAAGGGTTCACCACGTTACAAAAGTGTATtgcggccattcgccaactggcGTACGGGACAGTGGCCGACGCTTTGGACGAGTACTTACAAATGTCGGCAAGAACTACGCGGGAATGCTTATATCGGTTTTGCCAGAATGTGGTGAAACTGTATAGCAAAAAATATTTGCGTAAACCAAACTCGTATGATGTTCAGTAGTTGTACCAAGCTCATGAAGCACGGCACGGGTTTCCGGGAATACTTGGTAATATTGATTGTATGCATTGGGCGTGGCATAACTGCCCGACTGCGTGGCGCGGCCAATATACGCGAGGTGATCACGGCCATCCAACCGTGATACTTGAAGCCGTGGCATCACACGATTTGTGAATATGGCATTCTTCCTTTGGTCTCCCTGGTTCACTCAACGACCTCAACGTGTTATACCAATCGGCGATCTTTACTAATGTCGTTAATGGAACCGGTCCGGACACCCGTTTTACAGTTTCTGGGGTTGAGTATAGACGTGGGTATTATCTTGCTGACGGGATATATCCGTCTTGGTCTACAATTGTAAAGACTATTCCATAtcccgaggacgaaaaaagaaaaaaaattcgcCAAGGCGTCAAGAAGCTGCAAGAAAAGACATCGAACGTGCTTTTGGTGTCTTACAAAAAAAATGGGCTGTCCTTCAACAACCGGCACGTGCGTTCACACCGAAGAGGTTGCGGCTTTGTATGTACGCTTGCATTTTGCTCCATAACATGATTATTGAAGACGAAGGTCGGGCGATTTGTGAGTATGATGATAATGCATCTTACGGGAACACTGTCCCGGTTGATCCGCCACaacaggatttaaactcgttcTCGCTAACCAACGGCTTCACGCATGCAAACCTTCAACAGGATTTGGTAGAACATATTTGGAACAACGTTAACATCGGTGACGGAGACGGAGACGAAGATGAAGacgagtagtgtaattttttatttttaggaaatgtaatttttttttccggaaatgtttttatttttatttttaggaaatgtaattcttttttatgttatgaaatgaatttatttatgttgtgttatgttgtatttattaagttaataaaaaaaagtaggaaattataaaatattaaggtggggccccatcctccaCCCCCTCAAAAGTGAAGGAGGCCCATCCCCCACGAGCCGGTGATGTGACGCCTAGGTGACGACCAATCCTCGTAAGGATGGACCTcaccatacccactagtctaatTTAAAATAGCTTTGTAGACATGAAGTAAGTGGCTAAAGCCTAAAAGAGACGTTAAACTCAAATTATTTCATAAATCAAATCATTCAGGCCGCTTCCCACTTCTGGTCTCCCCCACCGATTGCAATCGCCTGACACGGTAATAATCttaagggtggagggtatagtcaAAAACCCTAAGGTGTTTGAGTAAAATCCTAGCCAATAATAttatgccatgtcaactccccattTCATTCCttattttgcactcaatcagagGGTATAGTCAAAcaccctagggtgtttgagttatatatttttttattttctagaaattatttataaataaacaaaacatattaaaaactataaaaacaaaggtacttttaattaaaaaaacgcATTACATAAGAAAAAACCTcacttaaaatataaaaataaattaaaaaaaaaacctaatttaaaatataaaaataaatttaaaaaaaaacctaatttaaaatataaaaataaattaaaaaaaaactaattaactATTCGTCGTCGGAATCCACTAAAAGGTGGGGTAAATCTTGTTCTCCAAGATGCTCCACAAGATCATATTTTAGTCTATAGTGCGTATCTTCATCAATGAGCTAGTTATAAACAGTGTCTTCGAAAACGGGCTCGACTGGAGGATCCCGAATATGTACCGGTGCAATCGCGTTTCCGTCGTCTTTTAGAATCATATTATGCATAATAATGCACGCATATACGACCATCCTAATTTTTTTAACACTCGTAGAACGCATCGGGCGATGAAGTATATGCCATTTtgcctttaaaacaccaaaagcccgcTCTACGTCATTTCTTGccgcctcgtgttgcctctttaACTTCTTTTCTTTCACAATGTGAGGATACGGAAATGATTTCACAAACACGGATAAAGTAGGGTAGATTCCATCAGTAAGATAGTATCCACGCTTGTACAAGTGGTTGTTCACGTAAAATGAGCATTTTGGTGCAGTTCCATTTTGCTCAGTaagaaataacggagattgttggagcacgttgatgtcgttttgtgaacctgctggaccacaaaaagcatgccaaatccataaatcctGAGAGGCTACTGCCTCGAGCATAACTGTCGGGTGACTGTGATCCCCCCTCATATATTGACCCCGCCACTCCGTTGGACACATTCTCCAAACAAAATGTGTACAATCAAGACTACTCAACATCCCAGGAAGGTGATGTTTCTCCTCATGAGCTTGGTACAAGAGCGCAACGTCGTGACTAGTAGGTCTACGTAAAAACTCGGAAGCATATAAATTACATACCGTTTCGCAAAAATATTCTAGACTTTCTCGGGAAGTCCTTGTggacatatttaaatactcgtcgaACTCGTCTGGAGCGTTGCCGGTTGCTAGTTGCATCCGCGGCGTCTTGAAACCACGAGTTATTCGCTTGCACGTCactcaaaattttgaaaaacaaccTTTTGGACATACGAAACCTTTGACGAAAAACATCTTCGTTGAATACGGGCTCCTCGACAAAATAATCTCTCATAAGGTTGTCGTGACATTTCACTCGATCTCGATGGACAGTTTTCCTTTTTCTAGAAGTGCCCGTGTCTTCCAGTTGAGCGCTTCGTTAATAAGATTTTGGAAAAAAATTAAACTACTATCGCTTGAGGAAGAATCATCGTCTTCACTAATATTAATCGAAAGGAATAGCGGTGGTATATGATCCATTGAAAAATTAAGAgtgatgattttttttaaaaaataaacttgGATGGAGAAGAGTTGTGTATTTTAAATTGACGGGAAATATgggtatttatattaaaaattgtAACGGTCAAAAATAAATTCAAACGGTCAAATAACGttcaaattattaaaaaaatgggTAAAAAATCAGTCCCTTCAATCGGTGAACACTCACCGAATCTTGTCTCTCTCTCTCCTGCTCACCGATTGCCTTGAAATGGAGGGTGTAATCACCGAATCGGTGACTCAAGTCACCGCACAACTCAAACAGCCttataccctccaccctaagTTTTTCTAGAATCGTTTTCTTCAATTCTTCACGGTGAGTATGTGTTATGTTGTAATCGTTTTCGTTGGAAAGACTCTTTAACGGTGGAAATTAACTTTTAGATTGCTGACACCATTGAAAAATGGTGACTTCTTTTGAAATTTATATAACTTGTATGTTACTGTACTGAGACCCAATAAATAAGCTTAACCAGTGAAATAAAACCGAGTGTAAACCAAAACCATTCGGTTATCGAGTAACGatatggttttgattttgttttgtttaGGTTTATTTATTGGGTCTTTGGCAGCTTTATTTTTAACAATTTTACTTACATACTTCATACCTTATTTTGGATGAATTGATACCCAATAAACAAACCTAAACAGTGAAACAAAACCGAAACTAAACTGTTACCGGATAAGTGAATggttttggtttaaaaaaaaaaactctactAAACATACTCCTTAGttggttttggtttaaaaaaaaactcTACTAAAACATACTCCTTAGACCACCCGTTAGGGCTGTTCAAATTGCTCGACGCTCGTTCGATgctcgctcgaaaaatgctcggaaTTTGCTCGTTCGTTTTAGCTCGATTGAAAAAATGCTCGGTTCGGATCGGTTCGTTTTGTAAACAAACCGAGcccgagcaaaggtccgctcagttCGGTTCTGCTCGGTTGGCTCGAttgattttttaatatatatatgtgtatgtgtgtgtgtttgtatcatttttaatgaaatgactaGAGACCAACATCAACCATGTTTGATCCAAGATCCAAATAGAGCTCATTTAAGTAATTAGAACTGAAATCTAATACCAATAGTCCATTGTTCAATACTAAAATGTCCATTTGAGTAATTGAGTCAaaatttcaaatactaaaatgtGAAGCGTCGATCAATACTCAAGTCTCAACCCGCCATACGATTCAGAAGTACAAGACCTTAATCAAACCCCCCCCATTGGCCATCGTTATTCGATTTCTCCATCACCACTCGCCAAGACGGCAACTCGCCAGGGTTTTGCTTTAATCGgttcattcaatttcaaacttccgATTAGGGGTGTTCAAATAACTCGTAGCTCGCAGCTcactcgaaactcgctcgaaaaaagctcgaagaaagctcggctcgaaattggttcgattgtaaacgagccagctcggctcgtctcggtttgtaaacgagccgagctcgagcttggcctggctcgactcgtgagctcgtgagctggctcgataaggtttataTCCTttatttttttgtcccacatcgcttagaaaacaaaaactaagggagtatctcccctataaaagaaggtaaaaacaatgtacaaagtgaattaactatttacacttgcatatttagccatatggttaaattaaatgacaattatggcccttagtctatgaagaaattcatttttaagggctttttaagtagtaaatttttcGGTTCTTATttgttcgagctagatcgagccgagccaagctaactcgaattcgaatcgagtcgagctcgagcctcaaatctcagctcgatttgatattcgagctcgagccgagccagctcgaatcgagttcaagccgagctcgagctgggtttagctcggctcggctcgtttacagccttACTTCCGATAAAACAAGGGTAATTTTTCAATCGGTAGACAATTTATCTTCCCGCTTAGCTAATCTCAATAGAACTAGTTGAGTGTTTTTGTATTCCTTattatttgttaaatttttacTTGTGTTCTATTGGGCGAAACATTAGGGACGAAAACTACACTTTATTATAATAACTAGCACTCCCATCATCACTTTCCTTGTTTGTTCTGCGACGCTCGATACACGATCGACGCTCGTTCGAAAAATGCTCGGATCGAAAGACGCTCGCTCGACTTTGGCTCGGTTAAAAAACGCTCGGTTCGGTTCTGATCTGTTTGTAAACGAACTGAGTGCGAGCAAAGGTCTAAAcggttcggttcggctcgtgaacagccctaccACCCGTACTCACCGTTGTTCGGTGTTTTTTCCTCCAATCACGCCCGAAAACGCCAACCCCCCCCCTAGGCGTGTTTCGGCGTTATTTTGCAAAAAAGCCCCCCTCCGTGTGATTTAAATCACGCCAAATTTGcacaaatttttaaattttgaccGCTGTCAAACGGTAACaataataaattattttttttttaattccatttaaacctataaataccccactttTCACccaagtttttataaaaaatctcACTTTCTATCTACCTTTCTCTCTAGTGCTTCCAAGTTTTATAAACTTATTTACCATGCATCCATTCTGACCCCCGTTTGGTGTTCTGTCAAGACCCGGGAAACCAAATACCACCCAACCGCAACAAAACTTTAACTTTCATGACATGGAACCGAATTTGTTTTCGTACGCGGCTTACTTGAGCGGCTCTAATCCCTTCATTCAAACCCCTTACAGCGTTGCCCCACCAGGCGCTTCGCAACCATCCCAAGAACAAGCCGAACCGAGGTGGATAAGGTGCCAGAGACGCAACTCGAACACGATCGCGAGACATCCAAACGCTGTAAAAGGTCACATAAAAAAAGGACGCGAACGTTCCTCGTCGTAAGCATAGTTACGTTGTTTGGACGGAGGACGAGGAATACGTGTTGGCTCGGGCGTGACTCAATGTTTCGTAGGACCCCGAGGTGGGTAAGTGTTATAAAAATACGCGTcgaatttattatttttttttttattttttgtagcaaactttcaaaccgGTCCAGAATTTTGAAACAAAATTAGTGAGCTTTTTTTAATGCGATGGGAAAAGGTAAATATCGTGACAAAGACTCCATCTCTAGCAAATGGACCGATCTCAACAACAAATGTCACCAATTCCAAGAAGTTTATCAACGAAACAAAGATAATTGGCAGAGGGAGGAGGTGACGTCGAAATTTTAACGAGAGCTATGGATGAGTACGAGAAAACTAGAGGCGTTTTCACGTACTATAGATGTTGTGAGCTTCTAAAAAATAGTCCAAAGTGGGCTAGCGTACCGACCATGATGTCTAGTAGTAGACGTAAAGCTAAAAGGTCGAAAACGTCATCCCCGGTTGACCCAGAAACACCAACTTCAGATGCACGCACCGTCGAGTTTAATGTTGTTTTGGACGATGACGTGGAAGATGAAGACTTGGCCCGGCCGCTCGATAGAAGAAAAGGAAAAAACCCGGGAAAAAACCGGTAGAATCGTCTTCCGATAATCTCAAGTTGAAGGgagatttcgaggagatgaatCGACATCTCTAAGACATTCGAGACCTCGGTCACAAGCGTTGGGAGACTAAGCAAGAACGAGTCGcgaaaacaaaaaaattaacatGATGCAAGCGGCTAGGCAAACGGAAAAGGACATAAAGCTTTTGTCCAAACCGATCGATCACCTCCAAGGCGACGCGTTGATCGTTGCGCAAATGCATCGCCAAAAACTTCGGGAAAATACGGCCTTTAGATTATCATCTTTTTTTTTAAGTTCAGTCGTTTTTTTTTTCcggatttttttttaagtttagtcgtttttttgtttttattttagtaTTGTAATCTTTCTTTAATTAGGGGATGCGGAGTGGTTTCGGTAAACCACCTTTACCGACTCGGTAAAGTGTGGCCACCCCACCGCCAACATATATTTTACCGAAATGGATGGGTAAAGCGGTGATGGAACACCGATTCGGCAAGAGGGAGAAGGAGAGAGAGGGAGGGTATTGTGGGTGAGGTCCATtcctatctcaaccaatcacacctttttccttttttttaaaaaaatagtttaccacttcaccaagtgtttaaaccattgccaacatttttcaccaaagtttaaacacttttgcctaattgacatggcgcgctctcatTGATCGGTTTTTTGAtttgccactttaaagtgtttaaccactccttatacccttagTGAAgtattttagtttttaatttaaaaaatttaataattatataatgaTTGAATGAGATATAATTGGGCATTATTCCACTACACCCTACCCTCTTATCGTAAAACGCCTAGCATAAAACACGAGTGAGACATTTTTCACCACCCAAACCGGTACACATGGTACTAGTTAAACGGAAACAAAACCCCCAAAATTTCGGATTATATTAGGCGGGAAATTCAGAAAACGAATCCATCGAACGAGATTGAAGATGGAAGGCAGTGAGAGCGAGGCGATTTTCGATTCATACAACCTGAACCCGCAGCTGTTCATCAACGCTGCACTAAACATCGTTGACGAATTGATCGATAGCGCCTTCGGTTATCTTCACCAGTAAGTCTCCAACCTCAATTTCTAACCATATATGTTCAACATACACACACTTACGCTGTTGTTACAGAGAGGCGTCAACTCAACTCAAGGTCGAAGGTTCagatagagccgaagaactaaCCAAGGTCTGCTAATTGTTTCTGTTTAATGTTGATTCAAATCGCCTCAAATTGCTTGTGGAAGAGATTGATTTCCGTGCAATTCAAACCCTAGATATGTTTCTAGGTGATTGTAGTGTAATTTTCATCTTATATGTTATAGATTGGTTATTATTTGGTGTTAATTGTTTTGATTGTGGTTCTAATTGTTATTTAGGGTTTGAATTATATTGGAAATATGTTTCGATCAGCTTGTGAATAGATTGATTTGGTTTAGCTCTCTAGATTTTTAGTTGGTTGTAGTGTAAATTTCATGTTATATGTTATAGATTGTTGTTATTTTGTTTGAGTTTTGTTCTAACTGTTATTTAGGGTTTGGATTTTATCGGAAATATGGTTTGATTAGCCTCAAATTGCTAAGGTGAAGAGATTGATTTGATTTAGTTATCTAGGTTTCTAGGTTGTTGTAGTGTAAATTTCATGTTATAtgctaagtagttaatgcggtaaaatatcggatatcggtcaagtaccgatatttgagatatcggttattgcggtgggatatcggtaattttaatatcattcTAAATTTATATAcatagcaatttaacaccaacAACCCaatatactctcctaccattaacaaattaaccttttgcaacttgcaacatttgtagcaagtaggaactcactaagacttaaaacactaacatttacaCTGACAAcgaagacttaaaacactaataacaacaacaagaagaaagacgaatagtagaactaagaagaaaggtactgatatcgggaaaattggtgatatatcggtcaatatcgccgatattaCTGGTACCGATATTTTGCACCGATATCTCGACaagggaccgataaccgatatatcactgatatatcggtgatatatcactgatatattgggatattaactacataggtTATATGTTATTGCTTGGTTGTTATTTATTGTTAGGTGTTTTGATTTTGGTTCTAACTGTCATTTAGGGTTTGGATTTTATCGGAAACATGATTTGATGATAGGAGTAAGACCCTCGAATCACCGGTTAAAAACAAACATTAAAATTTAAGATAGTTCTACGGTTCGTGTTGGATACAGATACACCACCAAAACCAACAGTAGGGCTGCGAATCACTCCCGAAGATACAGAAATCACCACTCCGGTTATAAATTCGGGTCTAAGAACACCACTCAATATGGCACAATTGAGCTAGCATAGACACAATTAATTCACCTCAAAATCCATTGAGAGAAAATTAACCAAAACAAATTCTTTACTCAAAAACTCACTGCCTTTTTTCATTGATATCAATACATTATATAAGAAATTATAAACTGCTCTAAACATGGGATAACTACCATTGACCACTACCAAATAACTAAATTGAAATGCAACATAACAAAAATAAACTTAGGAAATAAAATTGCAGTTGTGATAATAGAAAACGTGGATCCACTTGTGGTTCCGGGTCACGGGCGGACGGGTCGATGACCCGAAATACAACATTTGATTAGCCTCAAACTGCTTGGGTGAATAGATGGATTACGTAACTATGTTTCTAGTTGGTTGTACTGTAATTTTCATGTTATATGTTCTAGATTGGTTATTATCTGGTgttaattgttttttatttttggtTCTAACTGTCATTTAGGGTTTGGATTATATCGGAAATATGATCCGATCAGCTCTGGACAAGCGGTTGACTATGTGGGAGAAGTACTGCTTCCTTCGTGTTTTTGTGGTTCCAGAAGGATTTTCACTTCCAAAAGATGTAAATCTCTGTACTAGCCTTTTGAAATTATTTCTTTGTAGCTTTAGATTCCTGGTATGAATGTATGATTTGTTTACATCAGAAAGAGGACTTTGAGAAaggctatatatatatgtatatattgatTGATAACATGAGTTGAGATATAAAAGTCTCCAGAAGTTGAAAACTTGGATATCTTAATCATCATACATATATCTTTGTACTAAATTCAGTATCTTATCTGTCTGCAGGATGAAGCATCTGATGGTGATGCAATGGATATTGAAGCTGTTGGTAACTCTGATCTTGATGCACAGTTGGATTCCTTGAGAACAAAACTTATGTTGGTAATATAAATCTTGGTTATCGTTGATATATGTGTTCTTTTATGGTTGATGAACAAAATTCTTCGTCTTTTTCACAGGCTGAACGGGAGTCTGCTAAATTGAAGAGAGAGATACAGGCATTGGAAAAACAGTCTGTTATTAGTAACCACCAAGCAGCTTCAGTCAATGAATTAATGAAGTTGTCTGAGCAAATTTCTGAGGATGAGGCATTCAAAGGTATTACAAGTATGCTTATATCGTAAAGATATACTAAACGCTCATATTTCTGAGAAAATATGTACTTAATTAATGAATGCACGAGTACTAGACAGTCAATATTTGCTAAGCATATAGTCACATCATGCAGAGTTGCAAAATCTTGCAACAGAATTACGTGCAAAAACCGAGAAGCTAAAGACAAAAGGAGCTGACAACGTTCTGCGTGCTAGGTTGGAGAGATTTCGTTATGGAGATTTGTTGAAGATTATTGATGGAAATGGTAACATTTACGGCAATTTAGcaatcttttattttttatttataaatctaGTGTTCTGTTAATTGTATACATAGTTATTATGCTTCCATTATTTATAATGCAGGCCTCTCCAATGCAAAGTCTGAAGAAATTGAAGGGTTTCTTGTAGGTATGAAACTGCTGTGAACTTCAGTTGCTCAATGGGTTTGGTTGTGAAGATTTTCAAGCCCATTATATCCTAGTAATTAGTAAGTAGTAAGAATTCCCCTTCTTGTTTTATATATGTATAAACCCAATCCAAGATATGCAAATGAATTTCCTGCTGTTTCACTAAGTTCAGAGATATGGTCTCTGGATATAGTTAGTAATGGCATGGGGTTGATGATTTATGTAGTAGTTTAACTAAAAACACAATTAATTTTGGGAGTTAATATTCCCACACCCCTctcctctatctctctctctctctatatatatatacatagatatatatatagagaggGAGATATAGTGAAAATTATGTTGGAATAAGATTTTAGGGGTGTGGGATAGTGAAAGCCTTAATTTTtggtcttttttatttttataaaaatgggatTAACATGGTTTGATTGGTTAGATTGTGACTTGGCCCAACACCCCAAGCCCTTAATGCTCGTTAAGGGCGTGAGGCCCTTGGTGCTCCTCTCAAATGGGTTAGTAATGGTTTAACGATGCAATGGTGGTGGCGTGGAAGGTGGTTAACGCCCATTATGGGCAGTCTTAAGTTTTGAATTTTAACATTTATGTTTTCTGAATCCGAGACAAACTTTGATAGACCACGGTGAGTTTACTTCTGTTAAAAAGTTGATACTTGAAAATCATAAATGAATCTTGTATGGCACTTTCATCCAACCCTAACCATAGGAATTTTCATTAAGAAATCAAACATTAACTAAGATCCATAGGAATTTTCATTAAGAAATCAAACATATTAAAtggagtaaattgccattttggtccctgacgtttggtcacttttgccattttagttcaaaactcaaactttttgcatctgggtccctgtggtttcagttttattgccattttggtccaaaaatgaaatcaggtcgtatttttcttataaaatcctgcaattttgtcatttttctcaggggcaaatcaggtcatatttgtcttataaaatatggtatttatttataaaaaaagaaagagtaaactgccattttggtccctgtggtttggcaagttttgccactttagtccaaatctcaaacttattacatctgggtccctgtggtttgtattttgttgccattttagttcaaatttcaaatttgaccAGATTTTCCATTAATGACCTGCTATTTTGTGTTTACcctcaggggcattttggtcattttaaattTATTATCTCTTTATTATAACtcaattataataaaatcccttatcatcatcatcatcttcaacctcatcagacatctatctctctctctcaacataaatcatcttcttcaaagttcccacaccaccaccaccacccccaccaccgcatcatccccaccaccaccaccacccccaccaccgcatcatccccaccaccCATCTCccctctcttctctctctcctctctatCATCTCCGTCTTCACACGAATTCGTTCGTTTCTGCAAATCTTGAATCGCAGCCACGGCGATGCAAGCAGGCATGGGATTCTCTAAGATCATCATCCTAGTCGGAGCAGGTTCCCTTTCCACTCTTTAACCGTTCTGTTTTCACACATACATCAGAAATCCTGTTTAGCCCTAATTTGTATCTGTTTCACACATACATCAAACGTAGAAATCAAATTGAACCCTAACTGCACAAGATTTGTTGTATGTATTGAGTTTTTCATGTATAAATACAGTGATTGAGACAAAGGGCATACCGGAGTGACTGAAGACGGGTGAGCAGCGAGCGAATCGCCATCCACCGTCAACTGTCGTAACAACGCTGCCGGCTGCGTCACCTTTTACTGTTCCAGTAGCTCCGATGAAAGCTCCGGTGGCATCTCCTCCGACGGCTCCTGTGGAAGCTCCTCCAATGGCTCTTGCCAACGGCCCCTGTGACTGCTCCTCCTGCTGCGACTCCGGTGAGCATATTTTCAAGATCTCTCGAACACCACCGCCACCGAAAGAATTTTCAAGATCTGAAAGAATATTCAAGATCTGAAAGAGTTTCGGTGTACTCGGATTGATGTTGTTGTTAATCGGCTT
This is a stretch of genomic DNA from Helianthus annuus cultivar XRQ/B chromosome 16, HanXRQr2.0-SUNRISE, whole genome shotgun sequence. It encodes these proteins:
- the LOC110916831 gene encoding protein MIS12 homolog; the protein is MEGSESEAIFDSYNLNPQLFINAALNIVDELIDSAFGYLHQEASTQLKVEGSDRAEELTKGLDYIGNMIRSALDKRLTMWEKYCFLRVFVVPEGFSLPKDDEASDGDAMDIEAVGNSDLDAQLDSLRTKLMLAERESAKLKREIQALEKQSVISNHQAASVNELMKLSEQISEDEAFKELQNLATELRAKTEKLKTKGADNVLRARLERFRYGDLLKIIDGNGLSNAKSEEIEGFLVGMKLL
- the LOC110918951 gene encoding uncharacterized protein LOC110918951 — translated: MPSNSWWPSSSDDEEEMFFANAVLRAGQILIEEEEEDVSSENVITRRIRINRDRQGAHEELVNDYFSDEPLYNDEIFRRRFRMSRRLFTRIANDLAGLDPFFTQRPDARNYEGFTTLQKCIAAIRQLAYGTVADALDEYLQMSARTTRECLYRFCQNVVKLYSKKYLRKPNSYDVQ